AGCTTGAATGACATCGCGATATTCGGCCGCCTGCTCAAATTCCATTTTGCCAGAAGCCGTCAGCATTTTTTCTTCAAGTCCTTTAATAATTTTCTTATCAGAACCCGTCAAAAATTCCTTGACTTCAGCTGTCATATCCTTGAAAACCTGCGGATCCACATGATTGACCACAGGACAAAGGCATTGATGAATGTGGAAATAAAAACAGACTTTTTTCTCATTCAAGCCACATTTTCTAAAAGGAAAAATGCGGTCTAGCAGACGTTTGACTTCATTTGCTGCCCGAACATCAGGATAAGGGCCAAAATAAGTAGCGCCGTCCTTTTGCACTTTGCGCACGACCAGCAAGCGCGGATATTTTTCATTGGTGATTTTCAAGAACGGATAATATTTGTCATCCTTGAGCATGATGTTGTATTTAGGCTTGTAGCGCTGGATGAGATTGATTTCTAGCACTAGCGATTCGATGTTGGAATCCACCACAATCCATTCCAAATCCTCGATTTCCGACACCAAAAGTTCTGTTTTAGTATTGTGCGAGCCGTGAAAATAGGAGCGCACGCGATTTTTCAGATTTTTCGCCTTACCCACGTAAATGACCGTGCCATTTTTATCTTTATGTAAATAACAGCCGGGGCTGTCTGGCAACAGCTCCAGCTTTGCTTTGATGGTTTGATTCATGCTCTTATTTTAACACAAAAGCGGTCTGACAACCTAAAAATGATGACTAACTTTATTAGAAAAAAACTCTGTCGACGTATCCGTAGACAGAGTTTTATCTTCTATTTCGCTCCACCTTCATTGTCGGCTTCCCCACTTGCCCAAACACGATTGGCATAAATTGCATTAAACAAGAGAGCCCCTTGCAAAGCGACTTGCGAGAGATACATTCCCAGCTGACCTTGAGTGTTGAATCCCATCACAAACTGTACGGTCAAAACCGTCCAATAAATCACTGCTGCTGTATTGACAACAATCCAAAGCGACCAATTTTCTTTGTATTTTAAGATATAAAGTACTTGAGCAATCAAAGGAATAATGAGATTTAAAGCGTCAAAATAAGGTAGCTGTCCTTGCAATGCTGCATCAATTGCCCAGACAATCAGCCAAGCAACAAAAGCTCCAACAAAAATTAAACGACGGGTTTTAGGCTGAAATTCATGAATAGCATCATCTTGTCCCCAGAAAAACCAGCCCACAGGTTGCGATAAGACATAGAAAATTCCCATAACAAAACTCATCCAAGAATGTGTCTGATAAGCAATCAAGGTCATTGCAATCGTCTGAACAAGTCCAAAGGCAAAATTAATTTTACGTCCTTTCATCCCATAAATCAAACAAAGCACTCCAAAAAGACCCGAAACCATCCCAATCAAAGAATCTGGAGCAATGATATAAACCACTACTTGAAGTAACAATAAAATCAGAATATAAGTGACTTCGAATCTTTTCCAATTTGCAAAAAGTTGCTTAAAAAGCCATGAATCTTTTGTCATTTGTTCTCCTTTCATTTACTCAAAATTTCTAAAGCAATTTCAATGGTGCGCTCTTCGCCAAGTGCAACTTTTTCAGCGCCTGCAACCAAATCATTTACTCCGGCTTGTAAATCTTCTCCATAGAGGACTACATTGTTTAAAATAGATAAAGTTTCAATCCCTCGCAAACGACCAACTGTCATCAAAGCTCCTGACTCCATATCTTCACCCACGAGTCCAAAATTAGACCAAAATGCTTGTGTTTTTTCGTTTCCGTCCATATAAAAACCATCGTGCGAACGAATTATTCCGTAGACTGCTTCTGGTGCAATTTCCTTTGCTTTCACAAGCAAATCAGAAGAGGGAACAGCAG
The DNA window shown above is from Lactococcus sp. S-13 and carries:
- the pnuC gene encoding nicotinamide riboside transporter PnuC, giving the protein MTKDSWLFKQLFANWKRFEVTYILILLLLQVVVYIIAPDSLIGMVSGLFGVLCLIYGMKGRKINFAFGLVQTIAMTLIAYQTHSWMSFVMGIFYVLSQPVGWFFWGQDDAIHEFQPKTRRLIFVGAFVAWLIVWAIDAALQGQLPYFDALNLIIPLIAQVLYILKYKENWSLWIVVNTAAVIYWTVLTVQFVMGFNTQGQLGMYLSQVALQGALLFNAIYANRVWASGEADNEGGAK